In Spinacia oleracea cultivar Varoflay chromosome 5, BTI_SOV_V1, whole genome shotgun sequence, a single window of DNA contains:
- the LOC110784562 gene encoding trihelix transcription factor ASR3-like: MPMGSASNGNRIVGQDDGSITNEKGRRHPRWTRQENLTLIQAKDITENTPNKGRKISSALLGSPAGGRSSSSSSSLLFDNTEPKWVVISSYCKQQGVKRGPAQCRKRWSNLLGDFKKVKTWESNLEDKNESFWTMRNDLRKERKLPVSFDVELFKVLEGRETGAAGAISPLPLQAIATATATATATAIAAVSDDAIEFDDEEVLEEEEEDDQMLSGGETLSDVKDEGLETPAFEDIKSADNLTESPVKNFCIPEPISEQQHHQEFQEQNRNSNQDASKESWEGNSNWDSQEKVKRRRISTDDHKANCTEAQILTMLEANNKLLNAQLESLNKNWQLDREQRKESNNELKASLSKLNDVLIKIAEKL; this comes from the exons ATGCCAATGGGTTCTGCATCAAATGGAAACCGGATAGTGGGTCAGGATGATGGCAGCATTACCAATGAAAAGGGTAGAAGACACCCAAGATGGACGAGACAAGAAAATCTTACACTAATTCAGGCTAAAGATATAACAGAGAACACCCCAAACAAAGGAAGAAAGATCAGTTCTGCATTGTTGGGTAGTCCTGCAGGAGGaagatcatcatcatcatcatcgtcgttGTTGTTCGATAACACGGAGCCGAAATGGGTTGTGATATCGTCTTACTGTAAGCAGCAAGGTGTGAAAAGGGGTCCTGCGCAATGCAGGAAAAGGTGGAGTAATCTGTTAGGTGATTTTAAGAAGGTGAAAACTTGGGAGTCTAACTTGGAAGATAAGAATGAATCTTTTTGGACTATGAGGAATGATCTTAGGAAGGAGAGGAAGTTGCCTGTTTCGTTTGATGTCGAATTGTTTAAGGTTTTGGAAGGAAGGGAAACTGGTGCTGCTGGTGCTATTTCGCCATTACCTTTACAAGCTATTGCTACTGCTACTGCTACTGCTACAGCTACAGCCATTGCTGCTGTTTCTGATGATGCTATTGAATTTGATGATGAGGAGGTtttggaagaagaagaagaggatgaTCAAATGCTGAGTGGTGGAGAAACTTTGTCAGATGTAAAGGATGAAGGACTGGAAACTCCTGCATTCGAGGATATTAAGTCTGCTGACAATTTGACTGAGAGTCCTGTTAAGAATTTCTGCATTCCAGAACCAATTTCAg AACAGCAGCATCATCAAGAATTCCAGGAGCAGAACAGAAACTCGAATCAAG ATGCTTCAAAAGAATCATGGGAAGGCAACTCCAACTGGGATTCACAAGAAAAGGTGAAAAGACGGCGAATTTCTACAGATGACCACAAAGCAAATTGCACGGAGGCACAGATCTTAACGATGTTAGAGGCAAACAACAAATTATTGAATGCACAACTTGAAAGTCTCAACAAAAACTGGCAACTGGACAGAGAACAGAGGAAGGAGAGCAACAATGAATTGAAGGCTTCTCTCAGCAAGCTTAATGATGTCCTGATTAAAATTGCAGAGAAGCTATGA
- the LOC110784614 gene encoding abrin-a → MRLLWVVITAWACWFALLVQPQHCKGFNQLNKGTFEKDSNLNVYTIRFNTDKATKDSYMKFIKDLYNALTDRADRDGDIPILPSSLGPNNPGQYVHVELSNGRRSVTLAIDLSNVYVMGIQAGNTAYFFKDVNKDIYKTVFPGEGIQREALPFTSQYGAMEGAAGVDDRREIPLGISRLGQQIDQVHNGGNRNIARALITMIQMVAEAVRFRNIEQKVVATIQSDSQYGEFYPDGLMLEWETSWGALSAAVQSAVDGIFPSAVQLNFDGGQVQVIETVRQILFFLSIMPLVCRRNYLEYTFSSSLSLPISRRGLQQEMSVDDKCNQVLEPKVHITGFDGFCVSVKDGDYSDGNSIVLTECKDGQENQVWSLRSQDQTIRSKGKCLTTYGYKQGNYVMIYDCDTAIPDATKWHIDSIVGKIKNPRSGLYLTADRRATGVHNLVIDHYQYASRQVWLPTNITTPSVNYIVGYRSLCVTQDGFNLVWMVYCTGNMKSLRWALYPDGTIRPEEHRGRCLQYTHGLQVISLGACGGWSNERWLFQVDGTILHVATGLLMDFIETSGLYQITLNDYTDSFSQIWFLTPYL, encoded by the coding sequence ATGAGGCTGTTGTGGGTTGTTATAACCGCATGGGCGTGTTGGTTTGCCTTATTGGTTCAACCACAGCATTGCAAGGGCTTCAATCAGCTGAACAAGGGAACATTTGAAAAGGATTCCAACCTGAATGTGTACACGATCAGATTCAACACTGATAAAGCCACAAAAGATTCATATATGAAGTTTATAAAAGATCTGTACAACGCATTAACAGACCGTGCAGACAGAGACGGAGACATTCCAATATTGCCTTCTTCTTTGGGACCCAATAACCCCGGGCAATATGTTCATGTAGAGCTGTCGAATGGGAGAAGAAGCGTGACATTAGCAATTGACTTAAGTAACGTGTATGTGATGGGAATCCAAGCCGGTAATACAGCCTACTTTTTCAAAGATGTGAACAAAGATATATACAAGACTGTGTTTCCAGGAGAAGGTATTCAGAGAGAGGCACTTCCATTTACGAGCCAGTATGGGGCGATGGAAGGAGCTGCTGGAGTTGATGACAGAAGAGAGATCCCTTTAGGAATCAGCAGATTAGGCCAACAAATTGACCAGGTACATAATGGGGGAAATAGGAATATTGCTAGAGCCCTTATAACTATGATTCAGATGGTTGCTGAAGCAGTAAGATTCAGAAACATTGAGCAAAAGGTGGTAGCAACTATACAAAGTGATTCACAATATGGTGAGTTTTATCCAGATGGTTTGATGCTGGAATGGGAGACCAGTTGGGGTGCTCTTTCCGCTGCTGTTCAATCTGCGGTAGATGGGATTTTTCCATCAGCAGTGCAGTTGAACTTTGATGGTGGTCAAGTTCAGGTTATAGAAACCGTGAGACagattcttttctttctttcaatAATGCCACTTGTATGCAGAAGAAATTACTTGGAGTATACATTTTCATCTTCATTATCATTGCCCATAAGCAGACGCGGTCTGCAGCAGGAAATGAGTGTTGATGATAAATGTAACCAAGTTTTAGAGCCTAAGGTGCACATAACTGGATTTGATGGTTTCTGTGTGTCTGTGAAAGACGGAGATTACAGTGATGGAAACAGTATCGTTTTAACTGAATGCAAAGACGGGcaagaaaaccaagtttggagCTTGAGAAGTCAGGATCAAACAATCCGATCTAAAGGAAAGTGCTTAACAACTTATGGATATAAGCAGGGGAACTATGTAATGATCTACGACTGTGATACTGCTATCCCTGATGCCACGAAATGGCATATTGATAGCATTGTTGGAAAGATTAAAAATCCCAGATCCGGGCTTTATTTGACTGCAGACAGACGTGCTACAGGTGTTCATAATCTTGTAATTGATCACTATCAATATGCATCTAGACAAGTTTGGCTACCCACCAACATTACAACACCATCAGTAAATTACATTGTAGGATACCGCTCCCTTTGCGTGACACAAGATGGCTTTAATTTAGTGTGGATGGTCTATTGTACTGGAAACATGAAAAGCCTGAGGTGGGCGCTATACCCGGATGGTACTATCAGGCCTGAAGAGCACCGAGGCCGGTGTCTACAATATACACATGGCCTACAAGTGATTAGTTTGGGAGCATGCGGTGGATGGTCTAATGAGCGTTGGCTTTTTCAGGTTGATGGCACCATTTTACATGTGGCCACTGGTTTGCTCATGGATTTCATTGAGACTTCTGGTCTCTACCAAATTACTCTCAATGATTATACTGATAGCTTCTCCCAAATTTGGTTTCTTACACCATATCTTTAA